In Gossypium hirsutum isolate 1008001.06 chromosome D06, Gossypium_hirsutum_v2.1, whole genome shotgun sequence, one genomic interval encodes:
- the LOC107891160 gene encoding ankyrin repeat-containing protein ITN1: MASSSIQEGGDMDLEKGLESPHPSHNSGMEASPIPSPSSTAAAPTPALILTNTGKRIDRMGSSLTSCSSGITDHSATPSPSSIAKTPALILSNSAKRIDRMSSSLTSSSSGTGEPSATPSPSSTANAPALVLSNSGKRIDQAAKKKYVKQVTGRHNDTELHLAAQRGDLAAVKQILADIDSQMMKTASGEDFDMEVSEIQASVVNEVNELGETALFTAAEKGHLDVVKELLKYSNKETVTEKNKSRFDPLHIAASQGHHDIVQVLLDHDPSLCQTFGPSNATPLISAATKGHTAVVNELLLRDGGLLEGTRSNGKNALHLAARQGHIDVVKALLSKDAQLARRTDKKGQTALHMAVKGQSCEVVKLLLEADAAIVMLPDKFGNTALHVATRKKRAEIVHELLSLPDTNVNALTRDHKTALDLAEGLPLSAESTEIKSCLSRCGALRANELNQPRDELRQTVTQIKKDVHTQLEQTKRTNKNVHNISKELRKLHREGINNATNSVTVVAVLFATVAFAAIFTVPGGDQDSGVAVVVKSSSFKIFFIFNAIALFTSLAVVVVQITLVRGETKAEKQVVEVINKLMWLASVCTSVAFMASSYIVVGRKHKWAAILVTVVGGLIMAGVLGTMTYYVVRSKRTRRKRGKNSRRSGSNSLLHSDFTNSEVEVDRIYAL, translated from the exons ATGGCCTCTTCTTCAATCCAAGAAG GTGGAGATATGGATCTGGAGAAAGGACTGGAGAGTCCACATCCGAGTCATAATTCTGGCATGGAAGCTTCGCCAATACCATCACCGTCCTCAACTGCAGCAGCGCCGACTCCGGCTTTGATCCTAACAAATACCGGCAAGCGTATCGATAGAATGGGAAGTAGCCTCACTAGTTGCAGTTCCGGTATTACAGACCACTCAGCAACACCATCACCCTCGTCTATAGCAAAGACACCAGCTTTGATCCTATCGAATTCTGCTAAGCGAATTGACAGAATGTCCAGTAGCCTCACCAGTTCCAGTTCTGGTACTGGAGAACCCTCGGCGACTCCATCACCATCATCAACAGCAAATGCCCCTGCTCTGGTCCTGTCGAATTCCGGCAAGCGCATTGATCAGGCTGCCAAAAAGAAATACGTGAAGCAGGTAACTGGACGCCATAATGACACTGAGCTGCACTTGGCAGCGCAGCGTGGTGATTTGGCTGCTGTAAAGCAGATTCTTGCCGACATTGATTCTCAGATGATGAAGACTGCGAGTGGGGAAGATTTCGATATGGAGGTTTCAGAGATACAGGCTAGTGTGGTAAACGAGGTGAATGAGTTGGGGGAGACTGCCTTGTTTACTGCTGCAGAGAAAGGGCATCTTGATGTTGTCAAGGAGTTGTTAAAATACTCAAACAAAGAGACCGTTACTGAGAAGAACAAATCTAGGTTTGATCCATTGCATATTGCTGCAAGCCAAGGGCACCATG ATATTGTACAGGTACTCCTGGATCATGATCCCAGCCTATGCCAAACATTCGGGCCGTCAAATGCAACCCCTCTTATCTCTGCAGCTACCAAAGGGCATACGGCAGTAGTCAATGAGCTGCTACTGAGAGATGGTGGCTTGCTAGAGGGTACAAGATCAAATGGGAAAAACGCATTACATCTAGCTGCTCGACAGGGGCACATAGATGTCGTAAAAGCATTGCTGAGCAAAGACGCACAGTTGGCGAGAAGAACTGACAAGAAAGGACAAACGGCATTGCACATGGCTGTTAAGGGACAGAGCTGCGAAGTGGTGAAGTTGCTTCTTGAGGCAGATGCGGCTATTGTGATGCTCCCGGACAAGTTCGGTAACACTGCGCTGCATGTCGCCACTAGGAAAAAGAGAGCAGAG ATCGTACATGAGTTGTTGTCCCTTCCTGATACAAATGTCAATGCACTCACCAGAGACCATAAAACAGCCCTTGACTTAGCTGAAGGGCTTCCCCTCTCTGCAGAGTCCACAGAAATAAAGAGCTGCCTTTCTCGTTGCGGTGCTCTCAGAGCTAATGAACTGAATCAACCGAGAGACGAGTTGAGGCAGACTGTGACACAAATTAAGAAAGATGTCCATACGCAGCTTGAACAAACCAAAAGAACCAACAAAAATGTTCATAATATTTCAAAGGAACTTAGAAAACTCCACCGAGAAGGAATCAATAATGCCACCAATTCCGTGACCGTGGTAGCTGTTCTATTTGCAACTGTTGCTTTTGCGGCTATATTTACCGTGCCTGGAGGAGATCAAGATAGTGGAGTTGCCGTGGTGGTAAAATCAAGTTCTTTTAAAATCTTCTTCATCTTCAATGCTATTGCTCTCTTCACCTCTTTGGCTGTTGTCGTTGTTCAAATTACGTTGGTCCGGGGTGAAACCAAAGCTGAGAAGCAGGTAGTGGAAGTGATTAACAAGTTGATGTGGTTGGCTTCTGTGTGTACTTCAGTTGCCTTTATGGCCTCCTCGTATATAGTGGTTGGCCGGAAACATAAGTGGGCTGCTATTTTGGTTACCGTTGTAGGGGGTCTGATTATGGCTGGGGTTCTTGGCACCATGACTTATTATGTGGTGAGATCGAAGAGGACTAGAAGGAAGAGGGGAAAGAATTCAAGGAGGAGCGGATCCAACTCGTTGCTTCATTCCGACTTCACTAATTCGGAAGTTGAAGTCGATAGGATTTATGCCCTCTAA